A single genomic interval of Zunongwangia sp. HGR-M22 harbors:
- a CDS encoding FeoA family protein has product MKVTVAQLNRGERGIIKEFSADNVPLKLLEMGCLPGNEVELVQTAPFKDPMYLNINGSHLAIRKETALQIEIELIK; this is encoded by the coding sequence TTGAAGGTTACAGTAGCTCAATTAAATCGAGGCGAACGCGGGATAATCAAAGAATTCTCCGCAGATAATGTACCATTAAAATTACTCGAAATGGGATGTCTTCCCGGTAACGAGGTCGAACTGGTACAAACCGCACCTTTTAAAGATCCTATGTACCTTAACATCAACGGAAGTCACTTAGCCATCAGAAAAGAAACTGCTTTACAAATTGAAATAGAGCTTATCAAATGA